Proteins co-encoded in one Oncorhynchus kisutch isolate 150728-3 linkage group LG1, Okis_V2, whole genome shotgun sequence genomic window:
- the LOC109896871 gene encoding T-complex protein 11-like protein 2 isoform X2, whose translation MIEFENCVSNLSLAHEIVMNRDFSFRQNSPPKDSLQGRISDIVHSAFWDCLREQLSCSPPDYVHAVILLQEVKTTVLSLLLPGHVCLKAQVEEVLDLELIQQQADHGALDLQRLSGYIINTMASLCAPVRDPEIKTLRDLSDPVELLREIFRVLGLMKTDMVNFTVQSLRPNLLQQAVQYEQAKFQEILEKQPEFLDKTTVWLQVAAREEALVSAQSDLDTGTPKPRGPLSPTAVLNRAYLQLLSWDPHDQNYPETVLMDRARIDALGQRLSLLVLEASVLLLTSTQCGAAVFSLQGFVGKLKQTITALLEGSHNRDFDLQGALLGLREQVLVQVKEALITQEGPALPQDSEDLLKGQISDLAKDNNPIHTLIGERVQGYLQAMLEGVPTKKSPSMPPALRLLSAEVAELGMAFGRIVHFNRSVFGPFYVPILRKMLFPSGEAEMGEDSR comes from the exons ATGATTGAGTTTGAGAATTGTGTTTCCAATCTCAGCCTTGCACATGAGATAGTGATGAACAGAGACTTCAGCTTCAGACAGAACAGCCCACCCAAAGACAG cttGCAGGGGAGAATATCTGACATAGTGCACAGTGCTTTCTGGGACTGTCTTCGAGAGCAGCTTTCATGCAGCCCTCCAGACTATGTCCATGCTGTCATTCTGCTCCAAGAGGTGAAAACT ACCGTGCTGTCCCTGCTCCTGCCTGGCCACGTTTGTCTGAAGGCCCAGGTGGAGGAGGTTCTGGACCTGGAGCTGATCCAGCAGCAGGCAGATCACGGGGCCCTGGACCTGCAAAGATTGTCAGGCTACATCATCAATACCATGGCCTCCCTGTGTGCCCCTGTACGGGACCCAGAGATCAAGACACTACGGGATCTTTCGGACCCAGTGGAGCTCCTCAG GGAGATCTTCAGAGTCCTTGGCCTGATGAAGACAGACATGGTCAACTTCACTGTACAGAGCCTCAGACCTAATCTTCTTCAGCAGGCGGTCCAATACGAGCAGGCCAAGTTCCAGGAGATCCTGGAGAAGCAGCCTG AGTTCCTGGACAAGACCACCGTTTGGCTTCAGGTGGCAGCACGAGAGGAGGCATTGGTCAGTGCCCAGTCTGACCTTGACACTGGGACTCCCAAGCCACGTGGTCCATTAAGTCCTACTGCCGTCCTGAACAGGGCTTACCTGCAACTGCTGAGCTGGGACCCCCATGACCAGAACTACCCTGAG aCAGTTCTGATGGACAGAGCCCGCATAGATGCACTGGGGCAGAGGCTGAGTCTGCTGGTTCTTGAGGCATCAGTTCTGCTGTTGACTAGCACACAGTGTGGGGCCGCTGTTTTCTCTCTGCAGGGGTTTGTAGGTAAACTCAAGCAGACCATCACTGCCCTGCTGGAGGGCAGTCACAACAG GGACTTTGACCTGCAGGGGGCGTTGCTGGGGCTGAGGGAGCAGGTGCTGGTGCAGGTGAAGGAGGCTCTGATCACCCAGGAAGGACCAGCGCTGCCTCAGGACAGTGAAGATTTGCTTAAGGGACAGATCTCAGACCTGGCCAAGGACAACAACCCCATCCACACTCTCATAG GAGAAAGAGTGCAGGGCTACCTCCAGGCCATGCTAGAGGGAGTCCCCACTAAAAAGAGTCCGTCCATGCCCCCTGCCCTGAGGCTGCTGAGTGCTGAGGTGGCAGAACTGGGAATGGCCTTTGGGCGAATAGTCCATTTCAACCGCTCAGTTTTCGGCCCCTTCTACGTCCCCATCCTAAGGAAGATGCTGTTTCCATCGGGAGAGGCCGAAATGGGAGAGGACTCCCGCTAA
- the LOC109896871 gene encoding T-complex protein 11-like protein 2 isoform X1 encodes MQNANPIEEVGGDTSCDVPCLQKLDSPTGSPPKQASLVDMIEFENCVSNLSLAHEIVMNRDFSFRQNSPPKDSLQGRISDIVHSAFWDCLREQLSCSPPDYVHAVILLQEVKTTVLSLLLPGHVCLKAQVEEVLDLELIQQQADHGALDLQRLSGYIINTMASLCAPVRDPEIKTLRDLSDPVELLREIFRVLGLMKTDMVNFTVQSLRPNLLQQAVQYEQAKFQEILEKQPEFLDKTTVWLQVAAREEALVSAQSDLDTGTPKPRGPLSPTAVLNRAYLQLLSWDPHDQNYPETVLMDRARIDALGQRLSLLVLEASVLLLTSTQCGAAVFSLQGFVGKLKQTITALLEGSHNRDFDLQGALLGLREQVLVQVKEALITQEGPALPQDSEDLLKGQISDLAKDNNPIHTLIGERVQGYLQAMLEGVPTKKSPSMPPALRLLSAEVAELGMAFGRIVHFNRSVFGPFYVPILRKMLFPSGEAEMGEDSR; translated from the exons GGAGCCCTCCCAAACAAGCCTCTCTCGTAGATATGATTGAGTTTGAGAATTGTGTTTCCAATCTCAGCCTTGCACATGAGATAGTGATGAACAGAGACTTCAGCTTCAGACAGAACAGCCCACCCAAAGACAG cttGCAGGGGAGAATATCTGACATAGTGCACAGTGCTTTCTGGGACTGTCTTCGAGAGCAGCTTTCATGCAGCCCTCCAGACTATGTCCATGCTGTCATTCTGCTCCAAGAGGTGAAAACT ACCGTGCTGTCCCTGCTCCTGCCTGGCCACGTTTGTCTGAAGGCCCAGGTGGAGGAGGTTCTGGACCTGGAGCTGATCCAGCAGCAGGCAGATCACGGGGCCCTGGACCTGCAAAGATTGTCAGGCTACATCATCAATACCATGGCCTCCCTGTGTGCCCCTGTACGGGACCCAGAGATCAAGACACTACGGGATCTTTCGGACCCAGTGGAGCTCCTCAG GGAGATCTTCAGAGTCCTTGGCCTGATGAAGACAGACATGGTCAACTTCACTGTACAGAGCCTCAGACCTAATCTTCTTCAGCAGGCGGTCCAATACGAGCAGGCCAAGTTCCAGGAGATCCTGGAGAAGCAGCCTG AGTTCCTGGACAAGACCACCGTTTGGCTTCAGGTGGCAGCACGAGAGGAGGCATTGGTCAGTGCCCAGTCTGACCTTGACACTGGGACTCCCAAGCCACGTGGTCCATTAAGTCCTACTGCCGTCCTGAACAGGGCTTACCTGCAACTGCTGAGCTGGGACCCCCATGACCAGAACTACCCTGAG aCAGTTCTGATGGACAGAGCCCGCATAGATGCACTGGGGCAGAGGCTGAGTCTGCTGGTTCTTGAGGCATCAGTTCTGCTGTTGACTAGCACACAGTGTGGGGCCGCTGTTTTCTCTCTGCAGGGGTTTGTAGGTAAACTCAAGCAGACCATCACTGCCCTGCTGGAGGGCAGTCACAACAG GGACTTTGACCTGCAGGGGGCGTTGCTGGGGCTGAGGGAGCAGGTGCTGGTGCAGGTGAAGGAGGCTCTGATCACCCAGGAAGGACCAGCGCTGCCTCAGGACAGTGAAGATTTGCTTAAGGGACAGATCTCAGACCTGGCCAAGGACAACAACCCCATCCACACTCTCATAG GAGAAAGAGTGCAGGGCTACCTCCAGGCCATGCTAGAGGGAGTCCCCACTAAAAAGAGTCCGTCCATGCCCCCTGCCCTGAGGCTGCTGAGTGCTGAGGTGGCAGAACTGGGAATGGCCTTTGGGCGAATAGTCCATTTCAACCGCTCAGTTTTCGGCCCCTTCTACGTCCCCATCCTAAGGAAGATGCTGTTTCCATCGGGAGAGGCCGAAATGGGAGAGGACTCCCGCTAA